A region from the Chelonoidis abingdonii isolate Lonesome George chromosome 10, CheloAbing_2.0, whole genome shotgun sequence genome encodes:
- the IQCB1 gene encoding IQ calmodulin-binding motif-containing protein 1 isoform X2 — MKPAAVDFRILALAVQVTEGSDQDVPVLLLKLKEIVNSTSLGSKESQKIKQDLYYYNLVQYCMLVLKQDYSRLPGGWATAAQLSEILSQCCVGLEVKEDPEEFYNKLLPSAVDNLLFLGRRLQARFIRAIKDEEKSEFLRCFRTVTDAICWLFGGHIQLTECVLQNNHFLQLLITDDVETATAMMSVLQNILRANSSVLLHVDEKILHSVLDELVYKLSSTTNPVTGNAATKVLLSVAESYPQLVELLSTRYRGLRTLLSKQWAGKGFDRNLNQFSDLLYSESCRKGEMQRLHQAACLIQAVWRGFQTRKRLKTLPIAVTALQRSFRAKRKQELQHLKRLKEDETLKQQLQLQRQRAMRLFHERQLTLLEIVHAGQVDRYIQEMEGKAALTIQRHWRGYRARRKVHQQRQSLKQHKAAVIIQRAARKFLEKCQRKRKALSPWKEPKELTSAQKLALQQKASQMPEEMSKELHLQAQEKLSQYLLRSSLDRRAEQRREALLAQVNTDVELLMSAPSLMEATEKDLDVFMSRSVPVACKARQSHNTMLKYTRWPWWKKLGDEVMDDDMIPDDVLNTEFGSLFIGGSKSS; from the exons ATGAAGCCAGCAGCTGTGGATTTCAGAATTTTGGCACTGGCTGTTCAGGTCACTGAAGGCTCTGATCAGGATGTTCCTGTGTTGCTGTTGAAGTTAAAAG AAATTGTAAATAGTACATCTTTGGGAagtaaagaatcacagaaaattaAACAGGACCTCTACTATTATAATCTTGTTCAGTACTGTATGTTGGTCCTTAAACAAGATTACTCTCGACTGCCTGGGGGCTGGGCTACTGCTGCCCAGCTATCAGAGATACTGAG TCAGTGTTGTGTGGGACTGGAGGTGAAAGAAGATCCTGAAGAATTTTACAATAAGTTACTTCCTTCAGCTGTCGATAACCTCTTGTTTTTGGGAAGGCGTCTGCAAGCAAGGTTTATCCGAGCAATCAAG gatgaagaaaaaagtgaatttttacGATGTTTCCGGACAGTTACTGATGCCATCTGCTGGCTGTTCGGTGGGCATATTCAGCTAACAGAGTGTG TGCTGCAGAATAACCATTTCCTGCAGTTGCTAATCACAGATGATGTCGAAACTGCAACTGCAATGATGTCTGTATTACAGAATATTTTGAGGGCCAACAG TTCTGTGTTACTCCATGTGGATGAAAAGATCCTTCACTCTGTTTTAGATGAACTTGTTTATAAGCTTTCATCTACCACCAATCCTGTCACAGGAAATGCTGCTACAAAAGTGTTGCTGTCAGTGGCAGAATCTTACCCCCAACTGGTGGAGTTACTCAGTACCCGCTACAGAG GACTGCGAACTCTGCTAAGTAAGCAATGGGCTGGCAAAGGATTTGACAGGAATCTCAATCAATTTTCGGACCTGCTTTACTCAGAATCCTGCAGGAAAGGAGAAATGCAG AGACTGCATCAAGCAGCTTGTTTAATCCAGGCTGTGTGGAGGGGATTTCAGACCAGGAAAAGATTAAAGACGCTTCCTATAGCAGTGACTGCCTTACAAAGAAGTTTCAG AGCTAAACGAAAACAGGAATTGCAACACTTAAAGAGGCTGAAAGAAGACGAGACCCTCAAACAACAATTGCAGCTTCAGAGACAAAGGGCCATGAGGCTCTTTCATGAACGGCAACTGACTTTACTGGAAATAGTCCATGCTG GTCAGGTAGATAGGTACATTCAGGAAATGGAGGGGAAGGCAGCATTAACTATCCAGAGACACTGGAGGGGATATAGGGCAAGGAGAAAAGTTCATCAACAAAGACAATCTCTTAAGCAGCATAAGGCAGCTGTCATCATTCAGAGAGCA GCTCGTAAATTCCTGGAAAAATGTCAAAGGAAACGGAAGGCTCTCTCCCCCTGGAAGGAACCCAAGGAACTCACCAGTGCACAGAAACTAGCATTACAGCAAAAG GCTTCCCAAATGCCAGAAGAAATGAGTAAGGAACTACATCTGCAGGCCCAGGAAAAGCTGTCCCAGTACCTGCTCAGGAGCAGTCTGGATCGCAGAGCAGAACAGCGCAGAGAGGCATTATTAGCTCAGGTCAACACCGACGTGGAGCTGTTGATGA GTGCTCCAAGTCTCATGGAGGCCACAGAAAAAGATCTTGATGTCTTTATGAGTCGGTCAGTCCCTGTAGCATGCAAGGCCAGACAATCCCATAATACCATGCTGAAATATACTCGCTGGCCATGGTGGAAGAAGCTTGGAGATGAAGTCATGGATGATGATATGATTCCTGATGATGTTCTCAATACTGAATTTGGAAGTCTCTTTATTGGGGGAAGTAAATCCTCTTAG
- the IQCB1 gene encoding IQ calmodulin-binding motif-containing protein 1 isoform X3 codes for MKPAAVDFRILALAVQVTEGSDQDVPVLLLKLKEIVNSTSLGSKESQKIKQDLYYYNLVQYCMLVLKQDYSRLPGGWATAAQLSEILSQCCVGLEVKEDPEEFYNKLLPSAVDNLLFLGRRLQARFIRAIKDEEKSEFLRCFRTVTDAICWLFGGHIQLTECVLQNNHFLQLLITDDVETATAMMSVLQNILRANSSVLLHVDEKILHSVLDELVYKLSSTTNPVTGNAATKVLLSVAESYPQLVELLSTRYRGLRTLLSKQWAGKGFDRNLNQFSDLLYSESCRKGEMQRLHQAACLIQAVWRGFQTRKRLKTLPIAVTALQRSFRAKRKQELQHLKRLKEDETLKQQLQLQRQRAMRLFHERQLTLLEIVHAGQVDRYIQEMEGKAALTIQRHWRGYRARRKVHQQRQSLKQHKAAVIIQRAARKFLEKCQRKRKALSPWKEPKELTSAQKLALQQKVDDYIRLHPASQMPEEMSKELHLQAQEKLSQYLLRSSLDRRAEQRREALLAQVLQVSWRPQKKILMSL; via the exons ATGAAGCCAGCAGCTGTGGATTTCAGAATTTTGGCACTGGCTGTTCAGGTCACTGAAGGCTCTGATCAGGATGTTCCTGTGTTGCTGTTGAAGTTAAAAG AAATTGTAAATAGTACATCTTTGGGAagtaaagaatcacagaaaattaAACAGGACCTCTACTATTATAATCTTGTTCAGTACTGTATGTTGGTCCTTAAACAAGATTACTCTCGACTGCCTGGGGGCTGGGCTACTGCTGCCCAGCTATCAGAGATACTGAG TCAGTGTTGTGTGGGACTGGAGGTGAAAGAAGATCCTGAAGAATTTTACAATAAGTTACTTCCTTCAGCTGTCGATAACCTCTTGTTTTTGGGAAGGCGTCTGCAAGCAAGGTTTATCCGAGCAATCAAG gatgaagaaaaaagtgaatttttacGATGTTTCCGGACAGTTACTGATGCCATCTGCTGGCTGTTCGGTGGGCATATTCAGCTAACAGAGTGTG TGCTGCAGAATAACCATTTCCTGCAGTTGCTAATCACAGATGATGTCGAAACTGCAACTGCAATGATGTCTGTATTACAGAATATTTTGAGGGCCAACAG TTCTGTGTTACTCCATGTGGATGAAAAGATCCTTCACTCTGTTTTAGATGAACTTGTTTATAAGCTTTCATCTACCACCAATCCTGTCACAGGAAATGCTGCTACAAAAGTGTTGCTGTCAGTGGCAGAATCTTACCCCCAACTGGTGGAGTTACTCAGTACCCGCTACAGAG GACTGCGAACTCTGCTAAGTAAGCAATGGGCTGGCAAAGGATTTGACAGGAATCTCAATCAATTTTCGGACCTGCTTTACTCAGAATCCTGCAGGAAAGGAGAAATGCAG AGACTGCATCAAGCAGCTTGTTTAATCCAGGCTGTGTGGAGGGGATTTCAGACCAGGAAAAGATTAAAGACGCTTCCTATAGCAGTGACTGCCTTACAAAGAAGTTTCAG AGCTAAACGAAAACAGGAATTGCAACACTTAAAGAGGCTGAAAGAAGACGAGACCCTCAAACAACAATTGCAGCTTCAGAGACAAAGGGCCATGAGGCTCTTTCATGAACGGCAACTGACTTTACTGGAAATAGTCCATGCTG GTCAGGTAGATAGGTACATTCAGGAAATGGAGGGGAAGGCAGCATTAACTATCCAGAGACACTGGAGGGGATATAGGGCAAGGAGAAAAGTTCATCAACAAAGACAATCTCTTAAGCAGCATAAGGCAGCTGTCATCATTCAGAGAGCA GCTCGTAAATTCCTGGAAAAATGTCAAAGGAAACGGAAGGCTCTCTCCCCCTGGAAGGAACCCAAGGAACTCACCAGTGCACAGAAACTAGCATTACAGCAAAAGGTGGATGACTACATCAGACTGCACCCG GCTTCCCAAATGCCAGAAGAAATGAGTAAGGAACTACATCTGCAGGCCCAGGAAAAGCTGTCCCAGTACCTGCTCAGGAGCAGTCTGGATCGCAGAGCAGAACAGCGCAGAGAGGCATTATTAGCTCAG GTGCTCCAAGTCTCATGGAGGCCACAGAAAAAGATCTTGATGTCTTTATGA
- the IQCB1 gene encoding IQ calmodulin-binding motif-containing protein 1 isoform X4 produces MSGQCCVGLEVKEDPEEFYNKLLPSAVDNLLFLGRRLQARFIRAIKDEEKSEFLRCFRTVTDAICWLFGGHIQLTECVLQNNHFLQLLITDDVETATAMMSVLQNILRANSSVLLHVDEKILHSVLDELVYKLSSTTNPVTGNAATKVLLSVAESYPQLVELLSTRYRGLRTLLSKQWAGKGFDRNLNQFSDLLYSESCRKGEMQRLHQAACLIQAVWRGFQTRKRLKTLPIAVTALQRSFRAKRKQELQHLKRLKEDETLKQQLQLQRQRAMRLFHERQLTLLEIVHAGQVDRYIQEMEGKAALTIQRHWRGYRARRKVHQQRQSLKQHKAAVIIQRAARKFLEKCQRKRKALSPWKEPKELTSAQKLALQQKVDDYIRLHPASQMPEEMSKELHLQAQEKLSQYLLRSSLDRRAEQRREALLAQVNTDVELLMSAPSLMEATEKDLDVFMSRSVPVACKARQSHNTMLKYTRWPWWKKLGDEVMDDDMIPDDVLNTEFGSLFIGGSKSS; encoded by the exons ATGTCAGG TCAGTGTTGTGTGGGACTGGAGGTGAAAGAAGATCCTGAAGAATTTTACAATAAGTTACTTCCTTCAGCTGTCGATAACCTCTTGTTTTTGGGAAGGCGTCTGCAAGCAAGGTTTATCCGAGCAATCAAG gatgaagaaaaaagtgaatttttacGATGTTTCCGGACAGTTACTGATGCCATCTGCTGGCTGTTCGGTGGGCATATTCAGCTAACAGAGTGTG TGCTGCAGAATAACCATTTCCTGCAGTTGCTAATCACAGATGATGTCGAAACTGCAACTGCAATGATGTCTGTATTACAGAATATTTTGAGGGCCAACAG TTCTGTGTTACTCCATGTGGATGAAAAGATCCTTCACTCTGTTTTAGATGAACTTGTTTATAAGCTTTCATCTACCACCAATCCTGTCACAGGAAATGCTGCTACAAAAGTGTTGCTGTCAGTGGCAGAATCTTACCCCCAACTGGTGGAGTTACTCAGTACCCGCTACAGAG GACTGCGAACTCTGCTAAGTAAGCAATGGGCTGGCAAAGGATTTGACAGGAATCTCAATCAATTTTCGGACCTGCTTTACTCAGAATCCTGCAGGAAAGGAGAAATGCAG AGACTGCATCAAGCAGCTTGTTTAATCCAGGCTGTGTGGAGGGGATTTCAGACCAGGAAAAGATTAAAGACGCTTCCTATAGCAGTGACTGCCTTACAAAGAAGTTTCAG AGCTAAACGAAAACAGGAATTGCAACACTTAAAGAGGCTGAAAGAAGACGAGACCCTCAAACAACAATTGCAGCTTCAGAGACAAAGGGCCATGAGGCTCTTTCATGAACGGCAACTGACTTTACTGGAAATAGTCCATGCTG GTCAGGTAGATAGGTACATTCAGGAAATGGAGGGGAAGGCAGCATTAACTATCCAGAGACACTGGAGGGGATATAGGGCAAGGAGAAAAGTTCATCAACAAAGACAATCTCTTAAGCAGCATAAGGCAGCTGTCATCATTCAGAGAGCA GCTCGTAAATTCCTGGAAAAATGTCAAAGGAAACGGAAGGCTCTCTCCCCCTGGAAGGAACCCAAGGAACTCACCAGTGCACAGAAACTAGCATTACAGCAAAAGGTGGATGACTACATCAGACTGCACCCG GCTTCCCAAATGCCAGAAGAAATGAGTAAGGAACTACATCTGCAGGCCCAGGAAAAGCTGTCCCAGTACCTGCTCAGGAGCAGTCTGGATCGCAGAGCAGAACAGCGCAGAGAGGCATTATTAGCTCAGGTCAACACCGACGTGGAGCTGTTGATGA GTGCTCCAAGTCTCATGGAGGCCACAGAAAAAGATCTTGATGTCTTTATGAGTCGGTCAGTCCCTGTAGCATGCAAGGCCAGACAATCCCATAATACCATGCTGAAATATACTCGCTGGCCATGGTGGAAGAAGCTTGGAGATGAAGTCATGGATGATGATATGATTCCTGATGATGTTCTCAATACTGAATTTGGAAGTCTCTTTATTGGGGGAAGTAAATCCTCTTAG
- the IQCB1 gene encoding IQ calmodulin-binding motif-containing protein 1 isoform X1, whose protein sequence is MKPAAVDFRILALAVQVTEGSDQDVPVLLLKLKEIVNSTSLGSKESQKIKQDLYYYNLVQYCMLVLKQDYSRLPGGWATAAQLSEILSQCCVGLEVKEDPEEFYNKLLPSAVDNLLFLGRRLQARFIRAIKDEEKSEFLRCFRTVTDAICWLFGGHIQLTECVLQNNHFLQLLITDDVETATAMMSVLQNILRANSSVLLHVDEKILHSVLDELVYKLSSTTNPVTGNAATKVLLSVAESYPQLVELLSTRYRGLRTLLSKQWAGKGFDRNLNQFSDLLYSESCRKGEMQRLHQAACLIQAVWRGFQTRKRLKTLPIAVTALQRSFRAKRKQELQHLKRLKEDETLKQQLQLQRQRAMRLFHERQLTLLEIVHAGQVDRYIQEMEGKAALTIQRHWRGYRARRKVHQQRQSLKQHKAAVIIQRAARKFLEKCQRKRKALSPWKEPKELTSAQKLALQQKVDDYIRLHPASQMPEEMSKELHLQAQEKLSQYLLRSSLDRRAEQRREALLAQVNTDVELLMSAPSLMEATEKDLDVFMSRSVPVACKARQSHNTMLKYTRWPWWKKLGDEVMDDDMIPDDVLNTEFGSLFIGGSKSS, encoded by the exons ATGAAGCCAGCAGCTGTGGATTTCAGAATTTTGGCACTGGCTGTTCAGGTCACTGAAGGCTCTGATCAGGATGTTCCTGTGTTGCTGTTGAAGTTAAAAG AAATTGTAAATAGTACATCTTTGGGAagtaaagaatcacagaaaattaAACAGGACCTCTACTATTATAATCTTGTTCAGTACTGTATGTTGGTCCTTAAACAAGATTACTCTCGACTGCCTGGGGGCTGGGCTACTGCTGCCCAGCTATCAGAGATACTGAG TCAGTGTTGTGTGGGACTGGAGGTGAAAGAAGATCCTGAAGAATTTTACAATAAGTTACTTCCTTCAGCTGTCGATAACCTCTTGTTTTTGGGAAGGCGTCTGCAAGCAAGGTTTATCCGAGCAATCAAG gatgaagaaaaaagtgaatttttacGATGTTTCCGGACAGTTACTGATGCCATCTGCTGGCTGTTCGGTGGGCATATTCAGCTAACAGAGTGTG TGCTGCAGAATAACCATTTCCTGCAGTTGCTAATCACAGATGATGTCGAAACTGCAACTGCAATGATGTCTGTATTACAGAATATTTTGAGGGCCAACAG TTCTGTGTTACTCCATGTGGATGAAAAGATCCTTCACTCTGTTTTAGATGAACTTGTTTATAAGCTTTCATCTACCACCAATCCTGTCACAGGAAATGCTGCTACAAAAGTGTTGCTGTCAGTGGCAGAATCTTACCCCCAACTGGTGGAGTTACTCAGTACCCGCTACAGAG GACTGCGAACTCTGCTAAGTAAGCAATGGGCTGGCAAAGGATTTGACAGGAATCTCAATCAATTTTCGGACCTGCTTTACTCAGAATCCTGCAGGAAAGGAGAAATGCAG AGACTGCATCAAGCAGCTTGTTTAATCCAGGCTGTGTGGAGGGGATTTCAGACCAGGAAAAGATTAAAGACGCTTCCTATAGCAGTGACTGCCTTACAAAGAAGTTTCAG AGCTAAACGAAAACAGGAATTGCAACACTTAAAGAGGCTGAAAGAAGACGAGACCCTCAAACAACAATTGCAGCTTCAGAGACAAAGGGCCATGAGGCTCTTTCATGAACGGCAACTGACTTTACTGGAAATAGTCCATGCTG GTCAGGTAGATAGGTACATTCAGGAAATGGAGGGGAAGGCAGCATTAACTATCCAGAGACACTGGAGGGGATATAGGGCAAGGAGAAAAGTTCATCAACAAAGACAATCTCTTAAGCAGCATAAGGCAGCTGTCATCATTCAGAGAGCA GCTCGTAAATTCCTGGAAAAATGTCAAAGGAAACGGAAGGCTCTCTCCCCCTGGAAGGAACCCAAGGAACTCACCAGTGCACAGAAACTAGCATTACAGCAAAAGGTGGATGACTACATCAGACTGCACCCG GCTTCCCAAATGCCAGAAGAAATGAGTAAGGAACTACATCTGCAGGCCCAGGAAAAGCTGTCCCAGTACCTGCTCAGGAGCAGTCTGGATCGCAGAGCAGAACAGCGCAGAGAGGCATTATTAGCTCAGGTCAACACCGACGTGGAGCTGTTGATGA GTGCTCCAAGTCTCATGGAGGCCACAGAAAAAGATCTTGATGTCTTTATGAGTCGGTCAGTCCCTGTAGCATGCAAGGCCAGACAATCCCATAATACCATGCTGAAATATACTCGCTGGCCATGGTGGAAGAAGCTTGGAGATGAAGTCATGGATGATGATATGATTCCTGATGATGTTCTCAATACTGAATTTGGAAGTCTCTTTATTGGGGGAAGTAAATCCTCTTAG